Proteins from one Mastacembelus armatus chromosome 16, fMasArm1.2, whole genome shotgun sequence genomic window:
- the LOC113122776 gene encoding V-type proton ATPase subunit C 1-A: MTEFWLISAPGEKTCQQTWDKMMAATTRTNNLSTNHKFNIPDLKVGTLDVLVGLSDELAKLDSFVESVVKKVAQYMADVLEDSRDKVQENLLANGVDLVTYITRFQWDMAKYPIKQSLKNISEIISKQLTQIDNDLKTRASAYNNLKGNLQNLERKNAGSLLTRSLADIVKKEDFVLDSEYLITLLVVVPKTAYADWQKTYETLAEMVVPRSSNLLFQDNDSGLFSVTLFRKAIDDFKHKARENKFIVRDFQYNEEEMKADKEEMTRLCTDKKKQFGPLVRWLKVNFSEAFIAWIHIKALRVFVESVLRYGLPVNFQAMLLQPNKKTMKKLREVLNDLYKHLDSSAAAIIDSAMDIPGLNLSQQEYYPYVYYKIDCNLLEFKV; this comes from the exons CACCACACGTACCAACAACCTGTCCACCAACCACAAGTTCAACATCCCAGATCTCAAG GTTGGGACACTAGATGTCTTGGTTGGACTTTCGGATGAACTGGCCAAATTAGACTCATTTGTTGAAAG TGTGGTGAAGAAGGTAGCTCAGTACATGGCAGACGTGCTGGAGGACAGTCGAGATAAAGTGCAGGAGAACCTGCTGGCCAATGGAG TTGATCTTGTCACCTACATCACAAGGTTTCAGTGGGACATGGCAAAATATCCCATCAAACAGtcacttaaaaacatttctgaaatcaTCTCAAAG cAATTAACCCAGATTGACAATGACCTGAAGACTAGAGCTTCAGCTTATAATAACCTAAAGGGAAACCTGCAGAACTTAGAAAGGAAGAATGC GGGGAGCCTGCTGACCAGGAGCCTGGCTGACATTGTGAAGAAGGAAGACTTTGTGCTTGACTCAGAGTACCTCATTACTCTGCTGGTAGTTGTACCAAA gaCGGCGTATGCTGACTGGCAGAAAACATATGAAACACTTGCTGAAATGGTAGTACCCCGATCCTCAAA TCTGCTTTTTCAGGACAATGACAGTGGACTTTTCAGTGTTACTCTATTTAGAAAAGCCATTGATGACTTCAAACACAAAGCCAGAGAGAACAA GTTCATAGTGAGAGACTTTCAGTACAATGAAGAGGAGATGAAGGCAGACAAAGAGGAGATGACACGGCTCTGTACAGATAAGAAGAAGCAGTTT GGGCCGCTTGTAAGATGGCTCAAAGTGAACTTCAGTGAAGCCTTCATCGCGTGGATCCACATTAAGGCTCTAAGGGTCTTTGTGGAATCTGTTTTACG GTACGGTCTGCCGGTGAACTTCCAGGCCATGCTGCTGCAGCCAAACAAGAAGACCATGAAGAAGCTGAGGGAGGTGCTCAATGATCTGTATAAACATCTGgacagcagtgcagcagctatCATTGAT TCTGCGATGGACATCCCCGGTTTAAACCTGAGCCAGCAGGAATATTATCCTTATGTCTACTACAAGATCGACTGCAACCTGTTGGAGTTCAAAGTTTAA